The proteins below come from a single Natranaerofaba carboxydovora genomic window:
- a CDS encoding IS200/IS605 family accessory protein TnpB-related protein, producing MATKTIKLKIIDPNMGKLENLQKTKDEINKLLSFYIDVIADNMEILDYKFPMRELERLTIRTRDNPEPEIPLNEKHNVPPSVLKRSIINHAIGKMNSYRSNYNNWLKNKNKNAPRLPKPNMSPTFYNNDFSLEFEDIQNQFIKLRVFDGNKWSMVNYPTKLTEQFNRMHKDHFKHQEIEAQKKELRSKLKANGYSKQEIKEIIKDTFGTNPYYKMCSPSLSFKKGEWYLCFPFKKKINMKKLKTYLKDKPELITMAIDLGISHLAVITIKQSYKLLKTEFISGKKVNCLRYQALQKITKKQRLSGKPVKSEKSNKKLWDYTSNLNKDTAHKVSARIVELAKEYGVEVVIFEHLKSFKQKKGASKAKKMNLKRNYWLHGKIIKYTRYKAYHEKIYVTERSAFMTSQIHYKDKQVGERFSLTGNGCSLIIFEDGKILNADFNGSMNLHRKFYRVFPRINKKDVKERKAKLRNQNFIAI from the coding sequence GTGGCTACTAAAACTATCAAGCTAAAAATAATAGATCCAAATATGGGAAAGCTCGAAAACCTGCAAAAAACTAAAGACGAGATCAACAAATTGCTGTCATTCTATATAGACGTTATTGCCGACAACATGGAAATATTAGATTACAAGTTTCCGATGAGAGAGTTGGAGCGGCTTACCATAAGAACAAGGGATAACCCGGAGCCCGAAATTCCGCTAAATGAAAAACACAATGTACCGCCTTCTGTACTAAAGAGAAGCATCATTAACCACGCCATAGGCAAAATGAACAGCTACAGGTCAAACTACAATAACTGGCTCAAAAACAAAAACAAAAATGCTCCCAGGCTTCCAAAGCCAAACATGAGTCCTACTTTTTACAATAATGACTTTAGCCTGGAGTTCGAAGATATTCAGAACCAGTTTATAAAACTTAGAGTGTTTGACGGCAATAAGTGGAGTATGGTTAATTATCCAACTAAGCTAACAGAACAGTTTAACAGGATGCACAAAGACCACTTTAAGCACCAGGAAATCGAAGCTCAAAAGAAAGAGCTTAGAAGTAAACTTAAAGCTAATGGCTACTCTAAACAGGAAATTAAAGAGATTATAAAAGACACGTTTGGGACAAACCCTTACTACAAAATGTGTTCGCCATCTCTGTCTTTCAAAAAAGGCGAGTGGTATTTATGCTTCCCGTTTAAAAAGAAAATCAACATGAAAAAGCTAAAGACTTACCTAAAAGATAAACCAGAGCTTATTACAATGGCGATAGATTTGGGAATAAGTCATTTAGCTGTAATAACTATCAAACAGAGCTATAAGCTACTTAAAACAGAGTTCATATCCGGTAAAAAGGTAAATTGCCTAAGATACCAGGCACTTCAAAAGATCACGAAAAAGCAAAGACTAAGCGGTAAGCCTGTAAAAAGCGAGAAGTCCAATAAAAAGCTTTGGGACTATACTTCAAACTTGAATAAAGACACAGCTCATAAAGTTAGCGCAAGAATCGTTGAGCTGGCAAAAGAGTACGGCGTTGAAGTTGTCATCTTCGAACACTTAAAAAGCTTCAAGCAGAAAAAAGGCGCATCCAAAGCAAAGAAAATGAATCTAAAACGTAACTACTGGCTACACGGAAAAATCATCAAATACACAAGGTACAAAGCTTACCATGAAAAGATCTATGTCACAGAAAGAAGCGCTTTTATGACTTCACAGATTCATTATAAAGATAAACAAGTAGGCGAAAGGTTTTCGCTTACAGGTAATGGCTGTAGCCTGATTATCTTTGAAGATGGAAAGATTTTAAACGCTGATTTTAACGGAAGCATGAATCTTCATCGTAAATTCTATAGGGTTTTTCCAAGAATAAATAAAAAAGATGTCAAAGAGCGCAAGGCCAAACTTAGAAACCAAAACTTCATAGCAATATGA
- a CDS encoding glycosyltransferase family 4 protein gives MNRFEIIKVVTGADGGGVRTSEIEYTKELQKRDVKVSGIIIGNGDTKDTYKSLFDRSFEPGHPFPVFGGSVLKKPLNIASLLWRTFQAADYLSKNFPACDLPCVLSVRKPFLLHLSGLLSKRLDIPVLWHIPDTMNLYKRYYINYILNNYNIIPIGNSLYTLNKLGLESSDIVYPGFSKDRVVGQPQKDFKTELGISQGDVVFGMVSRLVYDKAPDIVLNAFLESKAFSEGAHLIIAGGPLESKLGSYLNDIAAKYGNGQIHLLGMIEDVKSLYHTIDIAINGRRNAEPFGISIIEAMAAGKPVIAYKAGEPSVTVVDSETGFHVEKPTKKAYRDTFDRAWEYKDKWVKMGERAKEISEYYTVEHQVSRYLEIVRRILNENDIS, from the coding sequence GTGAATAGATTTGAAATAATAAAAGTTGTTACTGGTGCAGATGGTGGGGGGGTACGTACTTCAGAGATTGAATATACAAAAGAATTACAAAAACGGGACGTTAAAGTATCAGGTATTATTATTGGTAATGGAGATACAAAAGACACTTACAAAAGTCTTTTTGATCGATCGTTTGAGCCAGGGCACCCTTTTCCAGTATTTGGTGGTAGTGTACTAAAAAAACCTCTAAATATTGCGAGCTTGCTTTGGAGGACTTTTCAGGCTGCTGATTACTTGTCAAAGAACTTTCCTGCTTGCGATTTACCATGCGTATTATCGGTAAGAAAACCGTTTTTACTTCATTTAAGTGGACTTCTCTCCAAACGCTTAGACATACCAGTGCTATGGCATATACCAGATACTATGAACTTATATAAAAGGTATTACATTAATTACATTTTAAATAATTATAACATTATCCCAATAGGAAATAGCCTGTACACATTAAATAAACTTGGATTAGAAAGTAGTGATATTGTTTACCCGGGTTTTTCTAAGGATAGGGTTGTTGGACAACCCCAAAAAGATTTTAAGACTGAATTAGGAATATCACAAGGAGATGTCGTTTTTGGCATGGTATCTCGCCTTGTATATGATAAAGCTCCAGACATTGTATTAAATGCCTTTTTGGAATCTAAGGCATTTTCTGAAGGGGCTCATCTTATTATCGCCGGAGGCCCTTTAGAGTCTAAACTTGGTTCTTACTTAAATGATATAGCAGCGAAGTATGGTAATGGACAAATTCATTTATTAGGTATGATAGAAGACGTGAAGTCTCTTTATCATACAATAGATATAGCGATAAATGGACGCAGGAATGCAGAACCTTTCGGAATTTCTATTATAGAAGCGATGGCGGCAGGTAAGCCAGTTATTGCTTACAAAGCAGGGGAACCTTCAGTTACCGTGGTTGATAGTGAAACTGGCTTTCACGTTGAGAAACCAACAAAAAAAGCGTATAGAGATACTTTTGACCGTGCTTGGGAATATAAAGATAAGTGGGTGAAGATGGGAGAAAGGGCTAAGGAAATATCAGAGTACTATACTGTGGAACACCAGGTTTCTCGTTACTTGGAAATTGTTAGACGTATATTAAATGAAAATGATATCAGTTAG
- a CDS encoding class I SAM-dependent methyltransferase, which yields MTIKFIRYIKQIRLINFIRKKMKKILKSIQYKSTKKAHKKLFFKYKNLVLPYQPLEIEGQTFSGSKRECENRLELIIDALKVHNAYNVLDIGCAEGWLLKQIASNGYFALGIEIDDKRLVPGEVSRLYDGNSGVAAMKSWMTPPDILKLPNFDVILCLSVVHHIIYKDGVEAAQKFISSISMKAGKAVIFEMGTSEEKEKEWSYKMPEMPEGQEEYIRSFLQQGGLKNIRVLGKSSSINKDAERLLFIGEPK from the coding sequence TTGACTATTAAATTTATTAGATATATTAAGCAAATTAGACTCATAAATTTTATAAGAAAAAAAATGAAAAAGATTTTAAAAAGTATTCAATATAAATCTACTAAAAAAGCACATAAAAAATTATTTTTTAAGTATAAAAACTTAGTATTACCTTACCAGCCTCTCGAAATTGAAGGACAAACTTTTAGTGGTAGTAAGCGAGAATGCGAAAATCGCTTGGAGTTAATAATAGATGCACTAAAAGTTCATAATGCTTATAATGTTTTAGATATTGGATGTGCGGAAGGTTGGTTATTAAAGCAGATAGCAAGTAATGGTTATTTTGCTTTAGGGATAGAAATAGACGATAAACGCTTAGTACCTGGTGAGGTCTCAAGGCTTTATGATGGAAATTCCGGGGTTGCTGCAATGAAGTCTTGGATGACGCCACCAGATATTTTGAAACTACCTAACTTTGATGTAATTTTATGTTTATCTGTAGTACATCATATTATTTACAAAGATGGCGTAGAGGCTGCCCAAAAGTTTATAAGTTCTATTTCTATGAAAGCTGGAAAAGCTGTCATATTTGAAATGGGTACTTCTGAGGAAAAGGAAAAAGAATGGTCCTATAAAATGCCTGAAATGCCTGAAGGTCAAGAAGAATATATAAGGAGTTTTTTGCAGCAAGGAGGATTAAAGAACATAAGGGTGCTTGGGAAATCTTCATCAATAAATAAAGACGCTGAAAGATTACTTTTTATAGGAGAGCCTAAATAA
- a CDS encoding type II toxin-antitoxin system VapC family toxin, translating into MILYLDTSALIKLYVNEKGTDIIYAEVEKSDIVATSKIAYAETRAAFMRLKRENYYDQKDYLSVVNAFEMDFKDYLAVEVSDKIIKATGKLVEKYPLRGFDAIHLASANFLLRQTNEKVVSACWDKRLREAFKDNMDVIPDYI; encoded by the coding sequence ATGATTTTGTACTTAGATACCAGTGCATTAATTAAACTCTATGTTAATGAAAAAGGTACAGATATAATATATGCTGAAGTCGAAAAATCGGATATTGTTGCAACTTCAAAGATTGCTTATGCCGAAACAAGAGCAGCTTTTATGAGACTTAAGCGGGAGAATTATTATGATCAGAAGGATTATTTATCTGTAGTTAATGCTTTTGAAATGGACTTCAAAGATTATTTAGCTGTAGAGGTAAGCGATAAAATTATTAAAGCAACCGGTAAATTAGTTGAAAAATATCCTCTGCGCGGCTTTGATGCTATTCATCTGGCTAGTGCAAATTTTTTGCTTAGACAAACTAACGAAAAAGTTGTTTCTGCGTGTTGGGATAAAAGACTACGGGAGGCTTTTAAAGATAATATGGATGTGATCCCTGATTATATCTAA
- a CDS encoding glycosyltransferase family 4 protein, with product MPRIMIISGKSSSLINFRGDLIREWIELGHEVIAAGPEEGVEEELLSLGATFIKIPLNRTGINPVSDIKFLKNLIEVFKKEKPDIVFSYTIKPVIYGSIAAKLAGVKNIYSLVTGLGYTFSNGGFLKQKLLQKLVSLQYKLAFKFNQKVFFQNPDDIQLFKEKKIISDNNVVLVNGSGVNTYEFDYSDPKTDRISFLLIARLIWGKGIGEYIEAARKIKEKYPDVLFMLIGPLDNNPDSVKKKDIEEWESEGIVEYLGEKDDVRPYLKKCSVFVLPSYYREGVPRTIQEAMSVGRPIITTDAPGCRETVVEGENGYLIPTKDSNYLAKTIEEFIKNPDMIKKMGLKSREIAENKFDVNLINDKILTEMGLSRAKGGT from the coding sequence TTGCCAAGAATTATGATAATATCCGGCAAATCCAGTTCCCTTATTAATTTTAGGGGAGACTTGATAAGAGAATGGATAGAATTAGGCCATGAAGTTATAGCTGCTGGCCCTGAAGAAGGGGTGGAAGAAGAACTTTTATCCCTAGGAGCCACTTTTATAAAGATACCTCTAAATAGGACCGGGATAAACCCTGTAAGTGATATTAAATTTTTGAAAAATTTAATAGAAGTATTTAAAAAGGAAAAACCAGATATAGTTTTTTCATATACTATTAAACCTGTGATATATGGCTCTATTGCAGCAAAATTAGCAGGAGTTAAAAATATCTATTCTTTGGTTACGGGTTTAGGTTATACTTTTTCTAATGGTGGTTTTTTAAAACAAAAGCTACTACAAAAACTTGTTTCCTTACAATATAAGCTTGCTTTTAAGTTTAACCAAAAAGTTTTCTTTCAAAACCCTGATGACATACAGCTGTTTAAAGAAAAAAAAATAATATCTGATAATAATGTTGTCTTGGTTAATGGTTCCGGAGTTAATACCTATGAGTTTGATTACTCTGACCCCAAGACAGATAGGATAAGCTTTTTGTTAATAGCAAGATTAATATGGGGAAAAGGTATAGGAGAATATATAGAAGCAGCAAGGAAGATAAAAGAGAAGTACCCTGATGTTCTATTTATGTTGATTGGCCCCTTAGATAACAATCCGGACTCTGTTAAGAAAAAAGATATAGAAGAGTGGGAATCAGAAGGAATTGTGGAATATCTTGGAGAAAAGGATGACGTAAGGCCTTATCTAAAAAAGTGCAGCGTATTTGTTCTTCCTTCTTATTACAGGGAAGGAGTACCAAGGACTATCCAGGAAGCTATGTCTGTTGGTAGGCCTATTATTACTACAGATGCACCTGGTTGTAGAGAAACTGTAGTAGAAGGAGAGAATGGCTATTTAATTCCTACTAAGGATAGTAACTATCTTGCGAAAACAATTGAAGAGTTTATAAAAAATCCTGATATGATTAAAAAAATGGGGCTAAAAAGCAGAGAAATTGCCGAGAACAAATTTGATGTTAACTTGATAAATGATAAGATTTTAACTGAGATGGGGCTAAGTAGGGCTAAGGGAGGGACTTAA
- a CDS encoding O-antigen ligase family protein, producing MKEILEGSFKKEKLISFLPYMFCAYFILAPFYFFDSGMPQVADFILGVLIFIILLLIYTGEVDIYPHRKLVYIFGMLVSYIGIINLIFYFITQDIFIVQSILFYFFNFLVFVSFLALYTSSVDKRKFLYIILISIIISVVIQVFLSSFTIELEDLRAGSWGQIRQTIFFNNPNQLGYFVLLSACFLGIGLNYYKISITKQLIFYLGLLYLLAISLSSAVIIGFIILLFFELFKKPRLVFLIGLLSVVLFLGFFIVNFYYDVPVLDNIEERVTTIGESPDDNLAGRGYDRIVNHPEYLVFGSGEGAFERFESELGNKEMHSGIGTILFSYGIIGFSLFVALFYYIFRATGIDLILYLSPVLFYGLTHQNLRWPQFWLLVVFIYALNDYYKKTDDYILCYD from the coding sequence ATGAAAGAAATTTTAGAGGGTTCTTTTAAAAAAGAGAAGCTTATTTCTTTTTTACCCTATATGTTTTGTGCTTATTTTATATTAGCTCCTTTTTATTTTTTTGACAGCGGAATGCCTCAGGTTGCAGATTTCATTCTGGGTGTGCTGATTTTTATAATACTATTACTGATTTATACTGGAGAAGTAGATATTTATCCGCATAGAAAACTTGTATATATTTTTGGTATGTTAGTTTCTTATATTGGAATTATAAATTTGATATTTTATTTTATTACCCAGGATATCTTTATAGTTCAGAGTATTTTATTTTATTTCTTTAACTTTCTAGTTTTTGTCTCGTTTTTGGCACTGTATACAAGCAGTGTTGATAAGAGGAAGTTTTTGTATATAATATTAATTTCTATTATAATTTCGGTAGTGATCCAGGTTTTTTTATCAAGTTTTACGATAGAATTGGAGGATCTTAGGGCTGGTAGCTGGGGTCAAATTAGGCAGACAATTTTTTTTAATAATCCAAATCAACTAGGTTATTTCGTTCTCCTTTCAGCTTGTTTTTTAGGTATCGGTTTGAATTATTATAAAATTTCTATTACAAAGCAACTTATTTTTTATTTAGGTTTATTGTATCTTTTAGCCATTTCACTTTCTAGTGCAGTCATTATAGGTTTTATAATACTACTTTTTTTTGAATTGTTTAAAAAACCAAGACTTGTCTTTTTAATAGGCCTGCTTTCAGTTGTTTTATTTTTAGGATTTTTTATAGTTAATTTTTATTATGATGTCCCGGTGCTGGATAACATCGAAGAAAGAGTAACAACTATCGGAGAATCCCCAGATGATAATTTAGCCGGTAGGGGCTATGATAGAATAGTAAATCATCCGGAATATCTTGTTTTTGGTTCAGGTGAAGGAGCCTTCGAGAGGTTTGAATCAGAATTAGGGAACAAAGAGATGCATTCTGGGATAGGCACTATTTTGTTTTCTTACGGTATAATCGGTTTTTCTTTATTTGTAGCTTTGTTTTATTATATATTTAGAGCGACAGGTATCGATCTTATATTGTACTTGTCTCCTGTGCTATTTTACGGATTAACACATCAAAACTTACGCTGGCCCCAGTTTTGGTTGCTTGTTGTTTTTATATACGCTCTTAATGATTATTATAAGAAAACTGATGACTATATCCTATGTTATGATTGA
- a CDS encoding oligosaccharide flippase family protein, whose protein sequence is MEKSKKKFITGVKWTTLETGISAGIESLNHILKAIFLSPYEFAYIAIINIVINTSQRFEDFGFSKAIIQKDEVNNEEITSVFLLNIVAGLLLFGILNLIAPFVSGFLELPGLAGYLHLASILLILKAPTLVFRSTLEREMKFKQLVKVRLFNQIGSFILLGVLLYLGYGVISVIYANILRAFVNSTTFMIYNYKLTGYKLIKSASIESLRHYYDFGKFVFGKTAINSVTKHLDEILIGYFLAPEILGFYYFSKNMVEKLKKLIKRSFGKVLYSYFSKLEKKDELFQIYEKITQLLAFFSFPVFIGVALTANLFVPLIFGEDWQGGVIFIQVFSVVSALTILSTGTASNLIYSLGKSKLNFQIDSFSNVLYIAALFIFAQYGVAFVITIRAIKGIVTANIKQLYAMKSIERSIKDILLIAKWPFLAVATMAVVVVGLQLMLINLMYNEIAMLLVVVGAGASTYILICWNMTKKIYWDLRKVL, encoded by the coding sequence TTGGAAAAGAGTAAAAAAAAGTTTATTACTGGGGTTAAATGGACAACTCTAGAAACAGGAATTTCTGCGGGGATAGAATCATTAAATCATATATTAAAAGCTATTTTTTTATCTCCTTACGAATTTGCCTATATAGCTATTATCAATATAGTAATTAATACCTCCCAACGGTTTGAGGATTTTGGGTTTAGTAAAGCAATCATTCAAAAAGATGAAGTTAACAACGAGGAGATAACCTCTGTTTTTTTACTCAATATAGTGGCAGGCTTGCTACTTTTTGGGATACTAAATCTAATTGCGCCTTTTGTGTCTGGATTCCTTGAACTTCCTGGTTTAGCTGGCTATCTTCACCTTGCGTCAATCTTGTTAATTTTGAAGGCACCTACGCTGGTATTTAGATCAACCCTTGAAAGGGAGATGAAATTTAAACAGTTAGTTAAGGTGCGGCTATTTAATCAAATAGGTTCTTTTATACTATTAGGAGTTCTATTATATTTGGGATATGGAGTTATTTCAGTAATATATGCTAATATTTTAAGGGCATTTGTAAACTCTACTACTTTTATGATATACAATTATAAATTAACAGGTTATAAATTGATAAAGAGTGCTAGTATAGAAAGTTTAAGGCATTACTATGATTTTGGCAAATTTGTATTTGGCAAAACAGCTATTAATTCAGTTACAAAACATTTAGATGAAATTTTAATCGGTTACTTTTTAGCTCCCGAAATTTTAGGCTTTTATTACTTTAGTAAGAACATGGTTGAAAAACTAAAGAAGCTTATTAAAAGGTCGTTTGGCAAAGTTCTATATTCTTATTTTTCAAAGCTTGAAAAAAAAGATGAGTTGTTTCAGATTTATGAAAAGATTACACAACTACTTGCTTTCTTTTCTTTTCCGGTTTTTATAGGGGTAGCATTAACAGCTAACTTGTTTGTTCCTTTAATATTTGGAGAAGACTGGCAGGGCGGAGTGATATTTATACAGGTGTTTTCAGTTGTTTCTGCTCTTACTATTTTGTCAACGGGCACTGCTAGTAATTTGATATATTCCCTTGGGAAATCAAAATTAAATTTTCAAATAGATTCTTTTTCAAATGTGTTATATATAGCAGCTTTATTTATATTTGCCCAATATGGTGTAGCTTTTGTAATTACTATAAGAGCAATAAAAGGAATTGTAACTGCAAACATTAAACAATTATATGCTATGAAATCTATTGAGCGTAGTATAAAAGACATACTTTTGATAGCTAAATGGCCTTTTTTGGCTGTCGCTACAATGGCTGTTGTTGTAGTTGGCTTACAATTGATGCTGATTAACTTAATGTATAACGAGATAGCAATGTTGTTAGTTGTAGTTGGTGCTGGTGCTAGTACTTATATTTTGATTTGCTGGAACATGACTAAGAAAATTTATTGGGATTTAAGAAAGGTATTATAA
- a CDS encoding acetyltransferase, with protein sequence MKKKVAVIGAGGFGREVIKYIEDINEVNTTSKTFEIVGFVDDNYEKDFFVDGYPVLGKIEELNDKDDIYVVCAIGNPKVKKELIERAKNNNCRFFNVIHPSVYMTKNVELGEGIIIGPYTVITTNIVIGNHVSINPRCGFGHDAIIKDYASLYWDVNISGNVVIEEGSELGSGSTIIQGKKVGPWSRIGAGAVVVDDVAEGATMVGVPAKDISQ encoded by the coding sequence ATGAAAAAAAAGGTCGCTGTCATTGGAGCAGGTGGCTTTGGCAGAGAAGTTATAAAATATATTGAGGATATTAATGAGGTTAATACTACTTCTAAAACTTTTGAAATAGTTGGTTTTGTTGATGATAACTATGAAAAAGACTTTTTTGTTGATGGTTATCCTGTTCTAGGTAAAATAGAAGAGCTAAACGACAAAGATGATATCTATGTAGTATGTGCTATTGGAAACCCAAAGGTTAAAAAAGAACTGATAGAAAGAGCGAAAAATAATAACTGTAGATTTTTTAATGTTATTCATCCAAGTGTTTATATGACAAAAAATGTAGAACTTGGCGAAGGAATAATCATTGGTCCTTATACGGTTATTACCACTAATATAGTAATTGGTAACCATGTATCTATAAATCCAAGGTGTGGGTTTGGTCATGATGCTATAATTAAAGATTATGCTAGTTTGTACTGGGATGTTAATATTTCAGGTAATGTTGTAATAGAAGAGGGATCAGAACTTGGTAGCGGTAGTACTATTATTCAAGGGAAAAAAGTCGGTCCCTGGTCAAGAATTGGAGCAGGGGCAGTTGTTGTAGACGATGTGGCTGAAGGTGCTACTATGGTTGGTGTTCCTGCTAAAGATATTAGTCAGTAA
- a CDS encoding sugar transferase, which yields MKRLFDFIMSIMLIILFSPLLLIISALVGAKLGTPVLFIQKRPGLNGKPFNIYKFRTMTNETDEEGNLLPDEIRLTSFGEFLRDYSLDELPELFNVLKGDMSFVGPRPLKMEYLERYNTTQARRHEVRPGITGWAQVNGRNLLSWEEKFELDVWYVDNRSFWLDIKILWLTFVKVIKREGISAEGHATMPEFMGDGQDQNVSNY from the coding sequence ATGAAACGCTTGTTCGACTTTATTATGTCTATAATGTTAATAATATTATTTTCTCCCTTACTTCTGATAATCTCAGCCTTGGTTGGGGCTAAACTTGGTACTCCCGTATTATTTATCCAGAAACGACCAGGTCTAAATGGTAAACCCTTTAATATTTATAAATTTAGGACGATGACTAATGAGACAGATGAAGAAGGAAACTTACTTCCCGATGAGATACGGCTTACTTCTTTTGGGGAGTTTTTACGGGATTATAGCTTAGATGAGCTACCCGAGCTTTTTAATGTTTTAAAAGGGGATATGAGTTTTGTAGGCCCTAGACCCCTAAAGATGGAATACTTAGAAAGGTATAATACTACACAGGCAAGAAGGCATGAAGTAAGGCCTGGTATAACTGGATGGGCCCAGGTAAATGGAAGGAATCTTCTTAGCTGGGAGGAGAAGTTCGAACTTGATGTATGGTACGTAGATAATAGAAGTTTTTGGCTTGATATAAAGATTTTGTGGCTAACCTTTGTAAAAGTTATAAAAAGAGAAGGAATTAGTGCAGAAGGTCATGCTACCATGCCTGAATTTATGGGTGATGGACAGGATCAAAATGTATCTAACTATTAA
- a CDS encoding glycosyltransferase encodes MNPTVSIIIPVYNDSKAIYNTLTKLEEQNYPKENYEIIVVDNGSTDDTVKVVEKFENVSLLFEHFNLSSPYSARNRGIEKARGDIIVLLDSTCFPSKNWLLAGVSCLYNKGADIVGGEVAFDFGNNITAGKIYDSITNIKMRESILEKQVAKTANLFIKKEVFDEVGKFPEGVRSGADVRWTRKAVTQGCKMVYCEKAYVEKIARPFFLLVKKQWRVGLAQPEIWKEEGRQTNILWLLVRIFIPIRPKNVRENIMKSGSQYYENYYYKLVLTGQVISIVMKTANLVGFLRNKLKKII; translated from the coding sequence ATGAATCCAACTGTGTCTATTATAATTCCTGTTTATAATGATTCAAAAGCTATTTATAACACATTAACCAAATTAGAAGAACAAAATTATCCTAAGGAAAATTATGAAATTATAGTTGTTGATAACGGTTCAACGGATGACACAGTTAAAGTAGTTGAAAAATTTGAGAATGTATCTTTACTATTTGAACACTTTAATTTATCAAGTCCATATTCTGCTAGGAACAGAGGAATTGAAAAAGCTAGAGGGGATATTATTGTTTTGCTTGACTCGACTTGCTTTCCTTCAAAAAATTGGCTTTTAGCAGGAGTCTCATGTTTATATAATAAAGGCGCAGATATTGTCGGAGGAGAAGTGGCATTTGATTTTGGCAATAATATAACTGCAGGGAAAATATATGATTCTATTACTAATATTAAAATGAGAGAATCAATACTTGAAAAGCAAGTTGCAAAAACAGCTAATTTATTTATAAAAAAAGAGGTATTTGATGAAGTTGGAAAATTTCCTGAAGGAGTACGTTCCGGTGCTGATGTTCGTTGGACAAGAAAGGCAGTTACACAAGGTTGTAAAATGGTATACTGTGAAAAAGCTTATGTTGAAAAAATAGCTAGACCTTTTTTTTTGCTAGTAAAAAAACAATGGAGAGTTGGGTTAGCTCAACCAGAAATATGGAAAGAAGAAGGAAGACAAACGAATATACTTTGGTTGCTGGTAAGAATTTTCATACCTATACGCCCTAAAAATGTTCGGGAAAATATAATGAAAAGTGGTTCCCAATATTATGAAAATTATTATTATAAACTTGTGTTAACGGGACAAGTAATTAGCATTGTAATGAAAACAGCTAATTTGGTAGGGTTTTTAAGGAATAAACTTAAAAAAATAATTTAA
- a CDS encoding type II toxin-antitoxin system Phd/YefM family antitoxin, whose product MDIGVREAKNKLSKYLKQVKQGETIVITEHGIPIARIVPYEEQVPKEIVELQKTGMATWQGDKPKGMKTPVKLKSKNISKASDIVSEDRR is encoded by the coding sequence TTGGATATAGGAGTAAGAGAAGCCAAAAATAAACTAAGCAAATATTTAAAACAAGTCAAACAAGGTGAAACCATAGTCATCACAGAACATGGCATCCCTATTGCCAGGATAGTACCGTATGAGGAGCAAGTCCCAAAAGAAATAGTAGAGTTACAAAAAACTGGCATGGCTACCTGGCAAGGAGATAAACCCAAAGGGATGAAAACTCCCGTTAAATTAAAAAGCAAAAATATTAGTAAAGCATCGGATATAGTATCGGAGGACAGAAGATGA